The Medicago truncatula cultivar Jemalong A17 chromosome 4, MtrunA17r5.0-ANR, whole genome shotgun sequence genome includes a region encoding these proteins:
- the LOC11430220 gene encoding VQ motif-containing protein 11 has translation MHSPTYGSDLTTQPNTTFVQADPSNFRQVVQKLTGASQDPSAQKLPLTLPSRLTAQAQAQAHRPLPTTTMEPPMGLKKPNFKLHERRSKKLQLNVSENPMMFQNNNNNNNMRSVVMASPVSPLEYYYSPKSPHENEEKEEEKVIAEKGFYLHPSPRASQQQPPALLPLFPLHSPSSQSHS, from the coding sequence ATGCATTCACCAACATATGGATCCGACCTAACAACACAACCAAACACAACCTTTGTACAAGCAGACCCATCAAATTTCCGACAAGTTGTTCAAAAACTAACCGGAGCATCACAAGACCCATCAGCCCAAAAACTCCCACTAACACTCCCATCTCGTCTAACAgcccaagcccaagcccaagcccACCGTCCTCTACCAACAACCACCATGGAACCACCAATGGGCTTAAAAAAACCCAACTTCAAACTCCACGAACGCCGTTCTAAAAAACTCCAACTCAACGTGTCGGAAAATCCCATGATGttccaaaacaacaacaacaataacaacatgcGAAGTGTTGTTATGGCTTCACCAGTTTCACCATTGGAATATTACTATAGCCCAAAATCACCacatgaaaatgaagaaaaagaagaagaaaaagttatAGCTGAAAAAGGTTTCTATTTGCACCCCTCTCCTAGAGCTTCTCAGCAACAACCACCTGCACTTTTACCTCTTTTTCCTTTGCATTCTCCTTCCTCTCAATCTCAttcttaa
- the LOC11433937 gene encoding protein TSS, translated as MAPKSGKGKTNKAKTEKKKKEEKAVAPSLVDIIVVTPYDSQIVLKGISTDKILDVRKLLAVKVETCHFTNYSLSHEVKGQRLNDRVEVVTLKPCLLRMVEEDYIEESQATTHVRRLLDIIACTTKFGKPKRNIPGPDSSKPKKNGKAHNQNKNGLSPPATPNGETRVGSPTSEPASPISENVGMVAIHPTPKLSDFYEFFSFSNLTPPILHLKKCELKEEDDRGKGGYFQLQVKISNGKVIEVVASEKGFYSVGKLSLQSHTLVDLLQQLSRGFANAYGSLMKAFAERNKFGNLPYGLRSNTWLVAPSVGESLSNFPPLPAEDENWGGNGGGQGRNGEYERRPWATDFEILASLPSKTEEERVIRDRKAFLLHNQFVDTSIFKAVAAIQDVMESKSSMNSSPGSVMHQDQVGDLSIVVERGGNGKFDSTLNESSKQSDDVQKNLIKGLSADESVTVNDTSSLAVVVVHHCGYTATVKAIGKANTRKPKVQDIEIDDQPEGGANALNINSLRALLHKSGVDSSEGTLTSLSNFDDLDASKYLVRKVVEESIEKIKEEPSVSKRSIRWELGSSWMQHLQKQENSTDGSSNNNKDGSDVEPAVKGLGKQFKLLKKREKKPSDLNGADSVEQNNDEPNNDEPSSLNELETLLSPEAFLRLKESGSGLHLKSVDELINMAHKFYDEVALPKLVTDFGSLELSPVDGRTLTDFMHLRGLKMGSLGEVVKLSENLPHIQSLCIHEMITRAFKHLFKAVIASVDNAADLPSVIALTLNFLLGGCQTEDTDQTLGDDHHLKIHWLRMFLSKRFGWTLKDEFQHLRKLSILRGLCHKVGLELFPRDYDMESPKPFGKFDIISLVPVCKHVGCSSIDGRNLLESSKIALDKGKLEDAVSYGTKALAKMMTVCGPYHRNTASAYSLLAVVLYHTGDFNQATIYQQKALDINERELGLDHPDTMKSYGDLSVFYYRLQHIELALKYVNRALFLLHFTCGLSHPNTAATYINVAMMEEGMGNVHVALRYLHEALKCNKRLLGADHIQTAASYHAIAIALSLMEAYSLSVQHEQTTLKILQAKLGAEDLRTQDAAAWLEYFESKAIEQQEAAKNGTPKTDTSIASKGHLSVSDLLDFISPDNDSKGNDAQRKQRRPKILPISDNNSQEHDDTPIVDDIVIVDNAKDAAKAVEGKIEEPKAKHGTEEPKKIVDLSMHKPVVTVEAVYETSSDEGWQEANSKGRSGNAANRKSGRRQRPVLSKLTVKGSDNHMYKEASYRNDTTLHQKAAPKVASAMLSPSRKSKTPKALSSKISSTPASLSSLASKSISYKEVAAAPPGTVLKPLLEKTETEKVNDENEMPKNEGSVETSNADTVPQKDEKEPSDADTDPQQDESEQDNSSSELEKVSPSSDQAKSSETNGSKLSAAAKPFSPGTLSASRHLNPVPPASIYDANVSPGILVEPVLPPAAARVPCGPRSPLYYRTNYTFRMKHSSTKIREISGSGGPKIMNPHAPEFVPRSASQIETSEKNSTSKNSLSESEKSEIARQILLSFLVKSVHQNADAVDEPKVSEGKVESFENSSDEVAKDSAVIKIMYGTEEKNKTVVNSSDDSEEQDNLDGEGFVVVTNRRKSRQKTTNGVAELYNQPSICASVR; from the exons atggccCCAAAATCAgggaaaggaaaaacaaataaagctaagacagagaagaagaaaaaggaggAGAAAG cTGTGGCACCTTCTCTTGTTGACATTATTGTGGTAACTCCTTATGATTCTCAAATTGTATTGAAG GGTATCTCAACTGATAAGATACTTGATGTGAGGAAGCTATTGGCTGTGAAGGTGGAGACATGCCATTTTACAAACTATTCTTTATCTCATgag GTTAAAGGTCAGAGATTAAATGACAGAGTTGAAGTTGTTACCCTAAAGCCATGTCTACTAAGAATGGTTGAAG agGATTACATTGAAGAATCTCAAGCAACTACACACGTGCGAAGACTATTGGACATAATAGCCTGCACAACAAAATTCGGAAAGCCCAAACGCAACATACCAGGCCCAGACTCATCAAAGCCCAAGAAAAACGGAAAAGCCCATAATCAAAATAAGAACGGTTTGAGCCCACCGGCAACACCGAATGGAGAAACTCGGGTCGGGTCACCGACGTCGGAGCCGGCatcaccgatatcggagaatgTGGGAATGGTGGCGATTCATCCGACGCCGAAGTTGTCGGATTTTTATGAGTTCTTTTCGTTTTCGAATCTCACCCCTCCGATTTTGC atttgaAGAAATGTGAactgaaggaagaagatgatagAGGCAAAGGAGGTTACTTTCAGCTTCAG GTTAAAATCAGCAATGGGAAAGTAATTGAAGTGGTTGCTTCAGAGAAAGGCTTTTACAGTGTTGGAAAGCTGTCTCTGCAGAGTCACACATTGGTTGATCTTCTGCAACAGCTCAGCAGAGGTTTTGCTAAT GCTTATGGATCATTGATGAAAGCTTTTGCGGAACGTAACAAG TTTGGCAATCTTCCTTACGGACTCCGATCAAATACGTGGCTAGTTGCTCCATCCGTTGGTGAATCTCTTTCAAACTTTCCACCTCTACCTGCTGAGGATGAAAACTGGGGTGGCAATGGTGGTGGCCAGGGAAGAAATGGAGAATACGAACGTCGACCATGGGCAACAGATTTTGAAATCTTGGCTTCTCTTCCTTCGAAAACCGAGGAGGAGAGGGTGATCAGAGACCGAAAAGCTTTTCTACTTCACAATCAGTTTGTTGATACATCGATATTTAAGGCTGTTGCAGCTATACAGGATGTGATGGAGTCCAAGTCTAGTATGAATTCTTCTCCGGGTTCTGTTATGCATCAAGATCAAGTGGGAGACTTATCCATTGTAGTTGAACGTGGTGGAAATGGAAAGTTTGATTCTACACTGAATGAATCGAGTAAGCAAAGTGACGATGTTCAGAAGAATTTAATCAAAGGGTTGTCTGCTGATGAAAGTGTCACGGTTAAT GACACTTCTTCCTtggctgttgttgttgttcatcACTGTGGATATACAGCTACAGTTAAGGCCATTGGTAAAGCGAACACAAGGAAACCTAAAGTTCAGGATATCGAAATAGATGATCAACCTGAAGGAGGCGCAAATGCTCTTAACATCAATAG TTTGAGGGCACTGCTTCACAAATCTGGAGTTGATTCATCAGAAGGGACTTTGACTTCCTTGtcaaattttgatgatttggatGCTTCTAAATATCTTGTTAGGAAGGTGGTTGAGGAATCCATCGAAAAGATAAAGGAAGAGCCAAGTGTATCAAAACGGTCGATTCGATGGGAACTTGGTTCTTCATGGATGCAGCATCTGCAAAAACAGGAAAATTCAACCGATGGCAGTTCCAATAACAACAAGGATGGAAGTGATGTTGAGCCAGCCGTGAAAGGTCTTGGAAAGCAATTTAAATTATTGAAGAAGAGGGAAAAGAAACCAAGTGACTTAAATGGTGCAGATTCTGTGGAGCAAAATAACGATGAGCCAAATAATGATGAACCAAGCAGTTTGAATGAATTAGAGACACTACTTTCTCCAGAAGCCTTTTTGCGTCTCAAAGAATCCGGATCTGGTCTTCATCTGAAG TCAGTGGATGAGCTTATAAACATGGCACACAAGTTTTATGATGAAGTTGCCTTGCCAAAGCTG GTTACGGACTTTGGATCACTTGAACTTTCTCCTGTTGATGGTCGTACACTTACTGATTTCATGCATTTAAGAGGATTAAAGATGGGATCTTTGGGTGAAGTG GTTAAACTTTCAGAGAATCTTCCACACATACAATCACTTTGTATTCATGAGATGATTACTCGAGCATTCAAGCATTTATTTAAAGCAGTCATTGCTTCTGTAGACAATGCAGCAGATTTACCTTCAGTCATTGCGTTGACCCTGAATTTTTTACTTGGAGGGTGTCAAACTGAAGATACAGACCAAACTTTGGGTGATGATCATCATCTCAAAATTCATTGGTTACgtatgtttttgtcaaaaagattTGGATGGAcattaaaagatgaatttcaaCATTTGAGAAAGTTATCTATTCTCAGAGGGCTCTGTCACAAG gTTGGATTAGAATTGTTCCCTAGAGATTATGACATGGAGTCCCCTAAGCCCTTTGGAAAGTTTGATATTATTAGCCTTGTTCCCGTTTGCAAG CATGTGGGATGCTCCTCAATAGACGGGCGCAATTTGTTGGAATCATCGAAAATTGCTCTTGATAAAGGAAAGCTTGAGGATGCTGTTAGTTATGGAACAAAG GCATTAGCAAAGATGATGACTGTTTGTGGTCCATATCATCGAAATACTGCAAGTGCGTATAGTCTTCTTGCTGTGGTTCTCTACCACACAGGAGATTTTAACCAG GCCACCATTTATCAGCAAAAGGCGTTGGATATAAATGAGAGAGAGCTTGGACTTGACCATCCTGACACAATGAAAAGCTATGGAGATCTTTCTGTTTTCTATTACCGTCTGCAACATATTGAGCTGGCTCTGAA GTACGTTAATCGCGCTCTCTTCCTCCTACATTTCACATGCGGTCTGTCTCATCCAAATACAGCTGCTACATATATAAATGTTGCTATGATGGAAGAAGGCATGGGAAATGTTCATGTGGCACTTCGGTACTTGCATGAAGCTCTTAAATGCAACAAAAGATTGTTGGGAGCAGATCATATACAG ACTGCTGCAAGCTATCACGCCATAGCCATAGCACTTTCATTGATGGAAGCATATTCTCTGAGTGTGCAACATGAGCAAACTACACTTAAGATACTTCAGGCGAAGCTTGGCGCAGAAGATCTTCGAACTCAG GACGCGGCTGCATGGCTAGAATATTTTGAATCAAAAGCTATAGAGCAGCAAGAAGCAGCAAAAAATGGAACTCCAAAGACAGACACATCCATTGCAAGTAAAGGTCACCTTAG TGTGTCAGATCTCCTGGATTTTATTAGTCCTGACAACGATTCAAAGGGAAATGATGCTCAAAGGAAACAAAGGCGTCCAAAg aTACTTCCAATAAGCGATAACAATTCTCAAGAACACGATGACACTCCAATAGTTGATGATATCGTTATTGTTGACAATGCAAAAGATGCTGCAAAAGCAGTAGAAGGCAAAATAGAAGAACCAAAAGCCAAACATGGAACAGAAGaacccaaaaaaattgttgatctCAGCATGCACAAGCCAGTGGTGACAGTTGAAGCTGTGTATGAGACATCATCTGATGAAGGTTGGCAAGAAGCCAATTCAAAAGGGCGTTCAGGTAACGCTGCTAATCGCAAGTCTGGACGCAGACAACGGCCTGTTCTATCAAAGCTCACTGTTAAAGGTTCTGATAATCACATGTACAAGGAAGCCAGTTACAGGAATGACACTACCCTGCACCAAAAAGCAGCTCCAAAAGTAGCTTCAGCTATGTTATCTCCATCTAGAAAATCAAAAACCCCAAAAGCTTTGTCATCTAAAATTTCATCAACTCCAGCATCATTGAGTTCTTTGGCCTCAAAATCTATATCTTACAAAGAAGTCGCTGCTGCACCACCAGGTACAGTTTTAAAGCCACTGTTGGAAAAAACCGAGACAGAAAAGGTAAATGATGAAAACGAGATGCCGAAAAATGAAGGTTCTGTTGAAACATCTAATGCTGATACAGTTCcacaaaaagatgaaaaagaacCTTCTGATGCTGATACAGATCCACAACAAGATGAATCTGAACAAGATAACTCTTCATCAGAACTTGAGAAGGTTTCCCCTTCATCTGATCAAGCAAAATCTTCTGAAACAAATGGAAGCAAGCTTTCTGCTGCAGCCAAACCTTTCAGTCCAGGAACGTTGTCTGCATCTCGCCATTTAAATCCAGTTCCTCCTGCGAGCATATACGATGCAAATGTGAGTCCAGGCATTCTTGTAGAGCCCGTTCTTCCTCCTGCTGCTGCCAGGGTCCCTTGCGGCCCTAGATCACCGTTGTATTACAGAACCAATTATACTTTCCGGATGAAACACAGTTCGACCAAGATAAGGGAAATAAGTGGATCAGGTGGTCCAAAAATTATGAATCCACATGCTCCCGAGTTTGTTCCAAGAAGTGCTTCTCAAATAGAAACTAGTGAAAAGAACAGTACTTCAAAAAACAGTCTTTCTGAATCCGAAAAGTCAGAGATAGCAAGGCAGATATTGCTGAGTTTTCTAGTGAAGTCTGTTCATCAAAATGCTGATGCCGTGGATGAGCCTAAAGTTAGTGAAGGAAAAGTTGAGAGCTTTGAAAACTCTTCTGATGAAGTAGCTAAAGACAGTGCTGTCATAAAAATAATGTACGGTACTGAGGAAAAGAATAAGACAGTGGTTAATTCCAGTGACGACAGTGAAGAGCAGGACAATTTAGATGGTGAAGGATTTGTAGTTGTCACAAACAGGAGAAAAAGCAGGCAAAAAACCACAAATGGAGTCGCTGAATTGTACAACCAGCCGTCAATTTGTGCTTCGGTTCGTTGA
- the LOC112421323 gene encoding zinc finger MYM-type protein 1-like produces MGDDVFSTLIDESSDIVGKEQMVVVVHYVDSESLVKERFIGIAKFKETSPKSLKDAFEKLLSFNCSSLSSIRGQGYDGVSNMQGRFSVNMLVNFIRASNKRQELLQDKQVAQFSKLIEEAEIETGSGMNQESSIARAGDTHMGFHFRTFTKLITLYGAIVGVIEEVGNDPTLKFFGETVLWLDALQSFDFIFMLYMMVKILGVTNDLSATLQRHDQDLLNALSLINDTKKQLQDMRNEGWEEFISKIIKICNKHNIDLPDMDAHIHKG; encoded by the exons ATGGGGGATGATGTGTTTTCAACTTTGATTGATGAATCTAGTGATATTGTTGGTAAAGAACAAATGGTTGTTGTTGTCCATTATGTTGATAGTGAAAGTTTGGTAAAAGAAAGATTTATTGGCATTGCAAAATTTAAAGAAACAAGCCCTAAGTCACTTAAAGATGCTTTTGAGAAGTTGTTGTCTTTTAATTGCTCGAGTTTATCTAGCATTAGGGGGCAAGGGTATGACGGAGTTAGCAATATGCAAGGCCGATTTAGTG ttaACATGCTTGTTAATTTCATACGAGCTTCTAACAAGAGACAAGAATTGCTTCAAGACAAACAAGTAGCTCAGTTTTCTAAATTGATTGAGGAGGCTGAGATAGAGACTGGTAGTGGAATGAATCAAGAATCATCTATTGCTCGAGCTGGTGACACTCATATGGGTTTCCATTTTAGGACTTTCACTAAGTTGATAACTTTGTATGGTGCCATTGTTGGGGTGATTGAAGAAGTGGGGAATGATCCAACATTGAAATTTTTTGGTGAAACTGTGCTTTGGCTAGATGCACTTCAATCTTTTGACTTTATCTTCATGTTGTATATGATGGTTAAGATTTTGGGAGTTACAAATGATTTGAGTGCAACGCTACAAAGGCATGATCAAGATCTTTTGAACGCTTTGTCACTTATCAATGATACCAAAAAACAATTACAAGATATGAGGAATGAGGGGTGGGAAGAATTTATATCTAAGATTATTAAAATTTGCAATAAGCATAATATTGATCTGCCAGATATGGATGCACATATTCACAAAGGATGA